In one window of Camelina sativa cultivar DH55 chromosome 15, Cs, whole genome shotgun sequence DNA:
- the LOC104745804 gene encoding uncharacterized exonuclease domain-containing protein At3g15140-like isoform X2, with protein MASAFSAFRVSMSRISPFRDSRFSYPATFALAHTKRIMCNSSHSVSSSPSPSDISSSPSPSSLMDTKEIARWRPMCLYYTHGKCTKMDDPAHLEIFNHDCSKELPVTAADLERKKSQEFNFFLVIDLEGKVEILEFPVLIVDANTMEVVDLFHRFVRPTKMSEQAINKFMEGKYGELGVDRVWHDTAIPFKQVVEEFEAWLAEHCLWAKDADGALNNAAFVTCGNWDIKTKIPEQCVVSNIKLPPYFMEWINLKDVYLNFYGREMT; from the exons ATGGCGTCTGCTTTCTCTGCATTTCGTGTTTCGATGTCGAGAATTAGTCCCTTCCGTGATAGCCGGTTCTCTTATCCCGCCACGTTCGCTTTAGCTCATACCAAACGAATCATGTGCAACTCTTCGCACTCTgtatcttcatctccttctccatctgacatttcttcttctccttctccttcttcgttGATGGATACAAAAGAAATCGCGAGGTGGAGACCCATGTGTTTGTATTACACTCACGGGAAGTGCACAAAG ATGGATGATCCTGCCCATTTGGAAATTTTCAACCATGATTGTTCCAAGGAGCTTCCAGTGACTGCAGCTGATCTTGAGAGAAAGAAGTCACAAGAATTCAACTTTTTCTTGGTTATTGACTTGGAAGGAAAAGTTGAGATTCTTGAGTTTCCTGTTTTGATCGTAGATGCCAATACCATGGAAGTCGTAGACTTGTTCCACAG GTTTGTAAGACCCACAAAAATGAGTGAGCAAGCAATTAACAAATTCATGGAAGGCAAGTATGGGGAACTCGGTGTTGATCG TGTGTGGCATGACACAGCTATTCCATTTAAGCAagttgttgaggaatttgaaGCTTGGTTAGCTGAGCATTGCTTGTGGGCTAAAGATGCAGATGGGGCTCTGAACAACGCAGCTTTTGTAACCTG TGGAAATTGGGACATCAAGACAAAGATTCCTGAACAATGCGTGGTGTCAAATATCAAGCTTCCGCCATATTTTATGGAATGGATCAATCTCAAAGACGTCTACTTGAATTTCTACGGCCGTGAG ATGACATGA
- the LOC104745803 gene encoding protein kinase 2B, chloroplastic-like produces MKWMNDAKKGIYINELCRGGSNKNSESKETSKRDFKAANILLNSGFNPKLSDFGLAKEGPKDNRSHVTTQVIGTEGYAAPEYLATGHLTTKCDVYSFGVVLLEILSGRRAIDKTKAREEEYLVEWATPYLRDKRKVFRIMDTSLWVNTLRKQRL; encoded by the exons ATGAAATGGATGAACGATGCCAAGAA GGGCATTTATATCAATGAACTGTGCCGTGGAGGAAGCAACAAAAACTCTGAATCGAAAGAAACATCGAAAAG AGACTTCAAAGCAGCAAATATCCTTCTTAATTCAGGATTCAACCCAAAACTCTCAGACTTTGGATTGGCAAAAGAAGGTCCAAAAGACAACCGTTCACATGTGACAACCCAAGTCATCGGTACAGAAGGTTACGCAGCTCCAGAATATCTAGCAACag GTCATCTAACAACGAAATGTGATGTCTACAGCTTTGGTGTCGTCTTGCTAGAGATTCTATCTGGACGTAGAGCAATAGACAAAACTAAAGCTCGAGAAGAAGAATATTTAGTGGAATGGGCGACACCTTACTTGCGAGACAAGCGAAAAGTGTTTAGGATAATGGACACGAGCTTGTGGGTCAATACCCTCAGAAAGCAGCGTTTATGA
- the LOC104745804 gene encoding uncharacterized exonuclease domain-containing protein At3g15140-like isoform X1: MASAFSAFRVSMSRISPFRDSRFSYPATFALAHTKRIMCNSSHSVSSSPSPSDISSSPSPSSLMDTKEIARWRPMCLYYTHGKCTKMDDPAHLEIFNHDCSKELPVTAADLERKKSQEFNFFLVIDLEGKVEILEFPVLIVDANTMEVVDLFHRFVRPTKMSEQAINKFMEGKYGELGVDRVWHDTAIPFKQVVEEFEAWLAEHCLWAKDADGALNNAAFVTCGNWDIKTKIPEQCVVSNIKLPPYFMEWINLKDVYLNFYGREARGMVSMMKQCGIKLMGSHHLGIDDTKNITRVVQRMLSDGAVLKITARRSKSNTRNVEFLFKHRIK, from the exons ATGGCGTCTGCTTTCTCTGCATTTCGTGTTTCGATGTCGAGAATTAGTCCCTTCCGTGATAGCCGGTTCTCTTATCCCGCCACGTTCGCTTTAGCTCATACCAAACGAATCATGTGCAACTCTTCGCACTCTgtatcttcatctccttctccatctgacatttcttcttctccttctccttcttcgttGATGGATACAAAAGAAATCGCGAGGTGGAGACCCATGTGTTTGTATTACACTCACGGGAAGTGCACAAAG ATGGATGATCCTGCCCATTTGGAAATTTTCAACCATGATTGTTCCAAGGAGCTTCCAGTGACTGCAGCTGATCTTGAGAGAAAGAAGTCACAAGAATTCAACTTTTTCTTGGTTATTGACTTGGAAGGAAAAGTTGAGATTCTTGAGTTTCCTGTTTTGATCGTAGATGCCAATACCATGGAAGTCGTAGACTTGTTCCACAG GTTTGTAAGACCCACAAAAATGAGTGAGCAAGCAATTAACAAATTCATGGAAGGCAAGTATGGGGAACTCGGTGTTGATCG TGTGTGGCATGACACAGCTATTCCATTTAAGCAagttgttgaggaatttgaaGCTTGGTTAGCTGAGCATTGCTTGTGGGCTAAAGATGCAGATGGGGCTCTGAACAACGCAGCTTTTGTAACCTG TGGAAATTGGGACATCAAGACAAAGATTCCTGAACAATGCGTGGTGTCAAATATCAAGCTTCCGCCATATTTTATGGAATGGATCAATCTCAAAGACGTCTACTTGAATTTCTACGGCCGTGAG GCCAGAGGAATGGTGTCAATGATGAAGCAGTGTGGAATAAAGCTCATGGGAAGTCACCATCTGGGAATTGATGACACAAAGAACATCACGAGGGTGGTCCAACGGATGCTCTCGGATGGTGCAGTTCTTAAGATCACAGCTCGAAGAAGCAAATCCAATACAAGAAACGTCGAGTTTCTGTTCAAGCACAGGATCAAGTAA
- the LOC104748200 gene encoding paired amphipathic helix protein Sin3-like 3: MTQNYTHGIIGKTEFNSLLCGLKEKYLRDRKIDEKKTKEENPNHNDPKVSTAAGPRIRVKLYSTNPKEKMEVHSEVKEKLSDLLKAIEERLSSSEMRLYTSLCKGFQSHRFGYDKFVTYLLQLIEQHKSLYQRFVRLAYGDKAKEKVEVGETRHDQDSLGGDPKIGPQERGLDETNVERKNEKRILSPKDSNLPLKKRKRSNPERRVTPNYRLIPEELRSPVSDPVLNNTCVVKRYDFEGGKVLTGTEEEMIKCEDQMYEVDMLMSALRSAVDSAERVMRGEMRVDDLGVKFYRCLEVLYDGDMFEIVREDHQGALPVILIRLEQKLRELTVARENWKSGWKKTFKRLCPTQKDSDAQKYDK, from the coding sequence ATGACTCAAAACTATACTCACGGTATAATCGGAAAGACCGAATTCAATAGTCTTTTGTGTgggctaaaagaaaaatatcttcgTGATCGGAAGATtgatgagaagaagacgaaagaagaaaaccctaatcataaCGATCCAAAGGTTAGTACTGCTGCCGGTCCACGGATTAGGGTTAAACTATATAGTACTAACCCGAAAGAGAAGATGGAAGTCCATTCAGAAGTGAAAGAGAAGTTGAGTGACTTATTGAAGGCCATCGAGGAGAGACTAAGTTCGTCGGAGATGAGACTCTACACTTCCTTGTGTAAAGGCTTCCAGTCCCATAGATTCGGGTATGACAAATTCGTTACGTATCTTCTACAGTTGATAGAGCAACATAAGAGTCTCTACCAACGCTTCGTGCGACTTGCCTACGGtgataaagcaaaagaaaaagttgaagTTGGAGAGACCCGACACGATCAAGACAGTCTTGGTGGTGATCCAAAGATTGGCCCGCAAGAACGAGGGTTGGATGAGACCAACGTGGAGAGAAAGAATGAGAAAAGAATCTTGTCTCCAAAGGATTCGAACCTCCCtctgaagaaaaggaaaaggtctAATCCTGAACGACGAGTGACACCTAACTATAGGCTTATCCCCGAGGAGCTACGGTCACCGGTCTCAGACCCGGTACTGAACAACACGTGTGTTGTGAAGAGATATGATTTCGAGGGAGGTAAGGTGCTAACCGGTACCGAAGAAGAGATGATTAAATGCGAAGATCAGATGTACGAGGTGGATATGTTGATGAGTGCTTTGAGAAGTGCAGTGGACAGTGCGGAGAGAGTTATGAGGGGAGAGATGAGAGTGGACGATCTAGGAGTGAAGTTTTACAGATGCCTTGAAGTGTTATATGATGGAGACATGTTTGAGATAGTGAGAGAAGATCACCAAGGAGCTTTACCTGTGATCTTAATAAGGTTGGAACAGAAACTGCGTGAGCTCACGGTTGCTCGAGAAAACTGGAAAAGTGGCTGgaagaaaacttttaaaagactTTGTCCAACGCAAAAGGATTCTGATGCACAAAAATATGATAAGTGA
- the LOC104745801 gene encoding putative pentatricopeptide repeat-containing protein At3g15130, with amino-acid sequence MNPQNLVSILRVCTRKGLSNQGSQVHCFLLKSGSGSNLIMSNYLIDMYCKCREPSIAYKVFDSMPERNVVSWTALMSGHVLSGDFKGTLSLLSEMGRQGIYPNEFTFSTNLKVCGLLNALDKGLQIHGFCLKIGFEMMVEVGNSLLDMYSKCGRVDEAEKVFWLMGDRSLISWNAMIAGHVHAGYGSKALATFGMMQEPNIKVSPDEFTFTSLLKACSSIGMIDAGKQLHGFLVRSGFHCPSSVTITGSLVDLYVKCGNVYSARKAFDQIKEKTMISWSSLILGYAQEGDFVEAMGLFKQLQELNSRIDSFVLSSIVGVFADFALLQQGKQMQALAVKLPSGLRTSVSNSVVDMYLKCGLVDEAEKYFAQMQLRDVISWTVMITGYGKHGLGQKAVDTFNEMLRHSIEPDEVCYLAVLSACSHSGMIREGEELFSKLLETQGLKPRVEHYACVVDLLGRAGRLKEAKHLIDTMPIKPNVGIWQTLLSRCQVHGDMELGKEVGKILLWMDGKNPANYVMMSNLYGQAGYWNEQGNTRELGSIKGLKKEAGMSWVEIEREVHFFRSGDDSHPLTHVIQETLKEVERRLREELGYVYGLKHELHDIDDESKEENLRAHSEKLAIGLALASGGLNQKGKTIRVFKNLRVCVDCHEFIKALSKITKIAFVVRDAVRFHSFEDGWCSCGDYL; translated from the coding sequence ATGAATCCACAAAACCTTGTTAGTATTTTGCGAGTTTGCACAAGGAAGGGGCTTTCTAATCAAGGGAGTCAAGTTCATTGTTTCCTTCTCAAGTCCGGATCGGGTTCTAATTTGATTATGAGCAACTATCTTATCGATATGTACTGTAAATGCAGAGAACCGTCGATTGCTTATAAGGTGTTCGACAGTATGCCTGAGAGAAACGTTGTTTCGTGGACGGCTCTAATGAGCGGACATGTACTTAGTGGTGACTTCAAGGGAACCTTATCTCTTCTCTCGGAAATGGGGCGTCAGGGTATTTACCCAAACGAGTTCACTTTCTCGACGAATCTTAAAGTCTGTGGTTTGCTTAACGCACTTGACAAGGGTTTACAGATCCATGGGTTTTGCTTGAAGATTGGTTTTGAAATGATGGTTGAGGTGGGGAATTCTTTACTTGACATGTATTCAAAATGTGGAAGAGTCGACGAAGCTGAGAAAGTGTTTTGGTTGATGGGAGATAGGAGTCTTATAAGTTGGAACGCGATGATAGCTGGACATGTACATGCAGGGTATGGTAGTAAAGCTTTGGCTACGTTTGGGATGATGCAAGAGCCAAATATAAAGGTAAGTCCAGACGAGTTCACTTTCACTAGCTTGTTAAAGGCTTGCAGTAGCATCGGTATGATTGATGCAGGGAAACAGTTACATGGTTTTCTAGTTAGGAGTGGGTTTCATTGTCCGAGTTCTGTTACCATCACGGGTTCTCTTGTTGATTTGTATGTCAAGTGTGGAAATGTATATAGTGCTCGGAAAGCTTTTGATCAGATTAAGGAAAAGACTATGATCTCATGGAGTTCATTGATTCTTGGATATGCTCAAGAGGGGGACTTTGTGGAGGCGATGGGTTTGTTTAAGCAACTACAGGAGCTTAACTCTCGGATCGAcagttttgttctttctagCATCGTTGGAGTCTTTGCTGATTTTGCACTCTTGCAGCAAGGGAAGCAAATGCAAGCACTTGCTGTTAAACTTCCATCTGGGTTAAGAACATCTGTTTCGAATTCAGTGGTGGACATGTATCTCAAGTGTGGATTAGTTGATGAGGCTGAGAAATACTTCGCCCAAATGCAGTTGAGAGATGTCATCTCCTGGACTGTAATGATCACTGGCTACGGGAAGCACGGGCTTGGCCAAAAAGCTGTTGATACTTTTAACGAAATGTTGAGACATAGCATTGAACCTGATGAGGTATGTTATTTAGCTGTGCTTTCAGCTTGTAGCCATTCTGGTATGATCAGAGAAGGTGAAGAACTTTTTTCGAAGTTACTAGAGACACAGGGACTCAAACCTAGGGTAGAACACTATGCATGTGTAGTTGATTTATTAGGACGAGCTGGTCGTTTGAAGGAAGCTAAACATCTGATTGACACAATGCCTATTAAACCAAATGTCGGAATATGGCAAACACTTCTTAGCCGCTGTCAAGTACATGGGGACATGGAATTAGGGAAAGAAGTGGGAAAGATTCTTTTGTGGATGGATGGTAAAAATCCTGCAAATTACGTGATGATGTCCAACCTTTATGGACAAGCCGGTTACTGGAACGAACAAGGGAACACACGAGAGCTTGGCAGTATAAAGGGGTTGAAGAAAGAAGCTGGTATGAGCTGGGTCGAGATTGAGAGAGAGGTACATTTCTTCCGTAGTGGAGATGATTCACATCCTCTGACACATGTGATCCAAGAAACTTTGAAAGAAGTTGAAAGAAGACTAAGAGAAGAATTGGGATATGTTTACGGCCTGAAACATGAGCTGCATGATATAGACGATGAGTCGAAGGAGGAGAACCTTAGAGCTCACAGCGAAAAGCTAGCGATTGGTCTGGCATTGGCATCAGGCGGGTTAAACCAGAAAGGAAAGACGATAAGAGTGTTCAAGAACTTGAGGGTATGCGTAGATTGTCATGAGTTCATCAAGGCGTTGTCTAAAATCACGAAAATAGCCTTTGTTGTGAGAGATGCTGTTCGGTTTCACAGTTTTGAAGATGGTTGGTGTTCTTGTGGAGATTACTTGTGA